DNA sequence from the Cupriavidus oxalaticus genome:
CGCGCGACGGCCTTGCCGAAGCGGTCAACCTGCTCGCACTCGTCACCGGCTCGCTGGGCAAGATCGCGCTCGACATCATGATCATGGCGTCGACCGAATTCGCCGAGGTGTACGAGCCCTTCGTCAAGGGCCGCGGCGCCAGCAGCACCATGCCGCAGAAGCGCAACCCGATTTCCAGCGAGCTGATGCTGGCCGCTTCCAAGGCGGTGCGCCAGCACGCCGGCCTGATGGTCGACGCGATGGTGCAGGACTTCGAGCGCGCCACCGGGCCCTGGCATGCGGAATGGATCGCCATCCCGGAGAGCTTCATCCTGACCGCCGGCGCACTGCACCAGGCGAAGTTTGCGCTGGGCGGCCTGATCGTCGACGCCGCGCGCATGAAGCACAACCTCGGCATCTCCAACGGCCTGATCGTGGCCGAGGCCGTGATGATGGGGATGGCCTCGCATATCGGCCGCCAGCAGGCGCACGACGTGGTCTACGACGCCTGCCGCACCGTCAACGAGCACGGCGGCACGCTGGCCGACGCGCTGGCCGCGCTGCCGGCCGTCACCAGGTACTTCGACCGCGCCGCCATCGACCGGATGACCGATCCGGCCAACTACCTCGGCCTCGCGCCGCAGATGGTCGACCGCGCCGTCGCGCTGTCCCGGGAACAATCCGCGGCCTGAGGCACCAGGCTCGCACATCATCATTCCAAACCAGGGAGACAACCCATGAACCCCATCCGCAAAGCGGCCGCGTGCGCGGCGCTGGCGCTCGCCACGGCCGTGGCCGCAACCCCGGCCATGGCACAGGCCTGGCCCGGCAAGCCGATCACCTGGATCGTCCCGTTCGCCGCCGGCGGCCCCACCGACGCGCTGGCGCGCACCATTGCCGAGCGGGTCTCGCGCGAGGTCGGCCAGTCGATCATCATCGACAACTCGCCGGGCGCCGGCGGCACCGTCGGCACGGCCAAGGCCGCGCGCGCGCCGGCTGACGGCTACACCATGCTGGTCGGGCACATGGGCTACATGGGCGCCGCGCCGGCGCTGTACAAGAAGCTGCCCTACGACCCGGTCAAGGACTTCGCGCCGGTGTTCCGCTTCCCGGATACGCCGATGGTGCTGATGGTGCGCAAGGACCATCCCGCGAAAAACGTGCGCGACCTGGTCGAGCTGGGCAAGAAGAACCCGGGCAAGCTCAACCTGAGCAACGCCGGCATGGGTTCCACCTCGCACCTGGTGGCGGCGCTGTTCGCGGCGTCGGCGGGCATGCAGGTATCGCTGGTGCCGTACAAGGGGGCCGGGCCGGCGCTGATCGACGTGATCGGCGGGCAGGTCGACGGCATGTTCGACCAGACCAATACCGCGCTGCCGCAAATCACCGAATCCAAGGTGCGGGCGCTGGCGGTGACATCGGCGACCCGCGTGGCGCAGCTCAAGGACGTGCCCACGCTGGCCGAATCGGGGCTGCCCGGCTTCGAGGCCAGCACGTGGTACGGCATCTACGCGCCCAGGGGCACGCCGCAGGGCGTCATCGACAAGATGCAGCAGGCCTACCTGAAGGTCATGGCCGACCAGGCCTTCACCGGCAAGATGTCGGCGCAGGCGATCCAGCTGCTGCCGCCGGAGCAGTACACCGCCAGCGCGTTCGGCAAGCACACCCAGGCCGAGATCACGCGCTGGAAGGCGGTGGCGGCCAAGGCCAATATCTCCCTGGACTGAGCGCCGGACCGAGCACCATGACGGCATATCGCGTAGAACACGACGCCTTCGGTCCGGTCGACATCCCCGCCGACCGCTACTGGGGCGCCCAGACGCAGCGGGCGCTGGCAATCTTCGAGATCGGCGAGGAGCGCTTTCCCGACTGCCTGCTGCATGCCTTCGGCGTGCACAAGATGGCGGCGGCCCGCGCCAACC
Encoded proteins:
- a CDS encoding tripartite tricarboxylate transporter substrate binding protein BugD, with the translated sequence MNPIRKAAACAALALATAVAATPAMAQAWPGKPITWIVPFAAGGPTDALARTIAERVSREVGQSIIIDNSPGAGGTVGTAKAARAPADGYTMLVGHMGYMGAAPALYKKLPYDPVKDFAPVFRFPDTPMVLMVRKDHPAKNVRDLVELGKKNPGKLNLSNAGMGSTSHLVAALFAASAGMQVSLVPYKGAGPALIDVIGGQVDGMFDQTNTALPQITESKVRALAVTSATRVAQLKDVPTLAESGLPGFEASTWYGIYAPRGTPQGVIDKMQQAYLKVMADQAFTGKMSAQAIQLLPPEQYTASAFGKHTQAEITRWKAVAAKANISLD